One window from the genome of Salvia miltiorrhiza cultivar Shanhuang (shh) chromosome 7, IMPLAD_Smil_shh, whole genome shotgun sequence encodes:
- the LOC130992897 gene encoding uncharacterized protein LOC130992897 yields the protein MAVLYTSPEMARLRSFKRRVTVTSTTFMETIFRMWMKYNREEDTPELSTQNELQIANEDLFEMSQFIIGEEPSWGHVKPWHDYDKVIAIANILNHWITLCINLKEACITVYDSQQHVWNK from the exons ATGGCAGTACTCTACACATCACCGGAAATGGCTAGACTGAGAAGTTTCAAAAGAAGAGTGACAGTAACTTCTACAACCTTCATG GAAACTATCTTCCGAATGTGGATGAAGTACAACCGTGAGGAAGACACGCCCGAGTTAAGCACGCAGAACGAACTTCAAATTGCAAACGAGGACTTGTTCGAGATGTCTCAATTCATCATTGGGGAGGAACCATCATGGGGCCATGTTAAGCCATGGCATGATTATGACAAG GTTATTGCAATAGCAAATATCCTCAACCATTGGATAACACTTTGCATTAACCTCAAGGAAGCATGCATCACTGTGTATGACTCACAGCAGCATGTATGGAACAAATAA
- the LOC130994208 gene encoding uncharacterized protein LOC130994208, protein MVQHCNKDSIIDLETDGDGVFRYCFLALGACIHSFLSSGRPVIVVDATHLKGKYKGVMFVAVTKDGNEQVFPLAVGLGDKENDRSWCWFFTRLRRAFGVPNNLLFVSDQHLSIKNAIEAVFPGVHHFLCTYHLQKNLARYGANIVAMFQRAANSYKREQYDLHFGQLALVRDKGAYTKLMYLQPFRWVRSHSTVRRYNFMTSNYAEVFNGRLRWGRRLPVCTLLEFVRTLIAHWFQERHNKALSRSHTLTEWAALKLDISVEEGRTMEVNPINEFKFTVSSSDRSYVVDLRARSCSCHHKSKQSCIPYVSSYYYTDTLSDMYSLDVNPIPHQDEWDVPIDVRTRVVGTPNNPSQAGRPKTTRIPSAAESSTKSRVSFCSRCHQGGHYRSSCKEEIPIPIQSEEQEVSHVRRAKHCSICHETGHTKRKCPSFDPSDS, encoded by the exons ATGGTGCAGCACTGCAATAAGGACTCGATTATTGATTTGGAGACTGATGGAGATGGTGTATTTAGGTACTGTTTTTTGGCTCTTGGTGCATGTATTCATAGTTTCTTATCATCTGGTCGTCCTGTTATAGTTGTTGATGCTACACATTTGAAAGGTAAGTATAAGGGTGTGATGTTTGTTGCTGTGACTAAAGATGGCAATGAACAAGTTTTTCCACTAGCTGTGGGGCTTGGTGATAAGGAGAATGATAGGTCATGGTGTTGGTTTTTTACACGTTTGAGACGTGCCTTTGGTGTTCCAAATAACTTGTTGTTTGTTTCTGATCAGCATTTGAGCATAAAGAATGCTATTGAAGCTGTGTTTCCTGGAGTTCATCATTTCCTTTGCACTTATCATTTGCAAAAGAATCTTGCAAGATATGGCGCAAATATTGTAGCTATGTTTCAGAGGGCTGCGAATAGCTACAAGAGGGAACAATATGATTTGCATTTTGGTCAGTTGGCCTTGGTTCGTGATAAAGGTGCATATACGAAGTTAATGTATCTTCAGCCTTTTCGATGGGTGCGTAGTCATTCTACAGTTCGTAGATATAATTTCATGACATCTAACTATGCTGAGGTATTCAATGGTAGGCTTCGATGGGGTAGGAGATTGCCTGTATGTACGTTGTTAGAGTTTGTGAGGACACTGATAGCTCATTGGTTTCAAGAGAGGCACAACAAGGCTTTGTCTAGATCTCATACACTTACAGAGTGGGCGGCATTGAAATTGGATATCTCAGTTGAGGAAGGTCGCACAATGGAGGTGAATCCCATTAATGAATTCAAATTCACAGTTTCTTCTAGTGATCGGAGTTATGTTGTTGACCTTCGTGCTAGGAGTTGTTCTTGTCATCA CAAATCGAAGCAGTCTTGTATTCCATATGTGTCTAGTTACTATTACACAGACACATTAAGTGATATGTATTCTCTTGATGTGAATCCTATTCCACATCAAGATGAGTGGGATGTTCCTATTGATGTGAGGACAAGGGTTGTTGGTACACCGAACAATCCTTCACAGGCAGGGCGTCCAAAGACTACAAGAATTCCTTCTGCAGCAGAATCGTCTACAAAGTCACGTGTTAGTTTTTGTTCACGATGCCACCAAGGAGGTCATTATAGGTCAAGTTGCAAGGAAGaaattccaattccaattcaAAGTGAAGAACAAGAAGTTTCTCATGTTCGTCGAGCTAAGCATTGCAGTATTTGCCATGAGACCGGACATACTAAGAGAAAGTGTCCGTCATTTGATCCTAGTGATTCGTAG